One window of Aphelocoma coerulescens isolate FSJ_1873_10779 chromosome 17, UR_Acoe_1.0, whole genome shotgun sequence genomic DNA carries:
- the SURF4 gene encoding surfeit locus protein 4 isoform X2 produces MCDNRNILSFLRVTKQYLPHVARLCLISTFLEDGIRMWFQWSEQRDYIDGTWNCGYFLASIFVFLNLFGQLSGCILVLSRNFVQYACFGLFGIIALQTIAYSILWDLKFLMRNLALGGGLLLLLAESRSEGKSMFAGVPTMRESSPRQYMQLGGRVLLVLMFMTLLHFDMDFFSILQNIVGTALIILVAIGFKTKLAALTLVIWLFGINIYFNAFWTVPVYKPMHDFLKYDFFQTTSVIGGLLLVVALGPGGVSMDEKKKEW; encoded by the exons ATGTGTGACAACAGGAATATTTTGAGT TTCCTGAGGGTGACCAAGCAGTACCTGCCCCACGTGGCCCGGCTGTGCCTGATCAGCACCTTCCTGGAGGATGGCATCCGCATGTGGTTCCAGTGGAGTGAACAGAGGGACTACATCGATGGCACGTGGAACTGTGGCTACTTCCTGGCCTCCATCTTTGTGTTCCTAAACCTCTTCGGGCAGCTGA GTGGCTGTATCCTGGTGCTGAGTAGGAACTTTGTGCAATATGCCTGCTTTGGACTGTTTGGAATTATAGCATTACAG ACTATTGCATACAGCATTCTGTGGGACCTGAAGTTCTTGATGAG GAATCTTGCCCTTGGGGGAggcttgctgctgcttctggctGAGTCCCGCTCGGAGGGGAAGAGCATGTTTGCTGGTGTCCCCACCATGAGGGAGAGCTCCCCAAGGCAGTACATGCAGCTGGGGGGGCGTGTGCTGCTCGTCCTCATGTTCATGACCCTGCTACACTTTGATATGGACTTCTTTTCT ATTCTGCAGAACATTGTGGGCACAGCCCTGATTATCTTGGTGGCAATCGGCTTCAAGACTAAGCTGGCTGCCTTGACTCTGGTCATCTGGCTgtttggcatcaacatctacTTCAATGCCTTCTGGACCGTCCCAGTCTACAAGCCCATGCACGACTTCCTCAAATACGATTTCTTCCAGACCACGTCTGTCATCGGAGGGCTCCTCCTCGTGGTTGCACTGGGTCCCGGCGGAGTCTCCATggatgagaagaaaaaagagtggTAA
- the SURF4 gene encoding surfeit locus protein 4 isoform X1, whose product MGHNDIMNTAEDFADQFLRVTKQYLPHVARLCLISTFLEDGIRMWFQWSEQRDYIDGTWNCGYFLASIFVFLNLFGQLSGCILVLSRNFVQYACFGLFGIIALQTIAYSILWDLKFLMRNLALGGGLLLLLAESRSEGKSMFAGVPTMRESSPRQYMQLGGRVLLVLMFMTLLHFDMDFFSILQNIVGTALIILVAIGFKTKLAALTLVIWLFGINIYFNAFWTVPVYKPMHDFLKYDFFQTTSVIGGLLLVVALGPGGVSMDEKKKEW is encoded by the exons ATGGGCCACAACGACATTATGAACACCGCCGAGGACTTCGCCGACCAG TTCCTGAGGGTGACCAAGCAGTACCTGCCCCACGTGGCCCGGCTGTGCCTGATCAGCACCTTCCTGGAGGATGGCATCCGCATGTGGTTCCAGTGGAGTGAACAGAGGGACTACATCGATGGCACGTGGAACTGTGGCTACTTCCTGGCCTCCATCTTTGTGTTCCTAAACCTCTTCGGGCAGCTGA GTGGCTGTATCCTGGTGCTGAGTAGGAACTTTGTGCAATATGCCTGCTTTGGACTGTTTGGAATTATAGCATTACAG ACTATTGCATACAGCATTCTGTGGGACCTGAAGTTCTTGATGAG GAATCTTGCCCTTGGGGGAggcttgctgctgcttctggctGAGTCCCGCTCGGAGGGGAAGAGCATGTTTGCTGGTGTCCCCACCATGAGGGAGAGCTCCCCAAGGCAGTACATGCAGCTGGGGGGGCGTGTGCTGCTCGTCCTCATGTTCATGACCCTGCTACACTTTGATATGGACTTCTTTTCT ATTCTGCAGAACATTGTGGGCACAGCCCTGATTATCTTGGTGGCAATCGGCTTCAAGACTAAGCTGGCTGCCTTGACTCTGGTCATCTGGCTgtttggcatcaacatctacTTCAATGCCTTCTGGACCGTCCCAGTCTACAAGCCCATGCACGACTTCCTCAAATACGATTTCTTCCAGACCACGTCTGTCATCGGAGGGCTCCTCCTCGTGGTTGCACTGGGTCCCGGCGGAGTCTCCATggatgagaagaaaaaagagtggTAA